A window of Hymenobacter siberiensis genomic DNA:
GCGGGCACGCCCATGGTATCGGCAGAGGCCGTTTTCAGGGTCGCCGAATCGGCATTCACCACTGCTTCTTTGTTCACAGCCTGGTCCTGGATGGCCGGTGAGTTTGAATTATAACCGGCTAGCAACATACCGCTTAGTAGCAAGGCAACCAGTGGTTTATAAGTTTATTTAGGCATTGGAAAGGATTGAAATACGTTGGTTCGGTTATGAGAAATCGTATTTAGTCGGTACGCACAGCGCCTGGGACAGGTTGTTGACCGGAAACTATTGGCAGACTGGTACCAACCTAGAGCTGAGGTTAAAAACCACGCAGGCTAAACGCATACAGAACCCTTAGAGCGAGCAGCCGATAAATTGAACCGTCATGCGAAGCGCCGCCGAAACCTTACTCTAATAAGAAAGAATTACTTGCGCGGCAGACATGCTTCGACCTCGCTCAACATGACGTTTTTATTTTCCTGGATTTGCCCGCCGTTCCCGGCAGAACTCCCTTTCTTTGTGCATCAGCCGTCCGGGCTGGCGCTAACTTCTCCCCCATTCCCCAATTTAATCCCATGGCTGCCATCAGCGATAAAAAAGTCGTCACCATTACTTACGACCTCAGCGTAACCGACGAAAACCAGGAAAAAGTATTGGTCGAATCGGCCGAAGCCGACGCGCCCATGGTTTTTCTCTTCGGCCACAGCGGCCTGCCCGAAGAGTTTGAAACGCAGCTCGACGGCAAAAATCCGGGCGACTCCTTCGAGTTCAGCCTCACCCCCGAGCAGGCCTACGGCGAGTACGACGAGCAGGCGCTGGTCGAAATCCCCAAGGAAGTCTTCCTCATCGACGGCAAACTGGACGAGGAAATGCTCCAGCCCGGCAACTTTCTGCCCATGGCCGACAACGAAGGCAACCACATGCAGGCCAAGGTCATCAGCATCGGCGAAACCGCCGTGCAAATGGACTTCAACCACCCCCTGGCCGGCATGGTGATGCACTTTACCGGCAAAGTGGCCGATGTGCGCGACGCCACCGCCGATGAGCTGGCCCATGGCCACGCGCACGGCGAAGGCGGCCACCAGCACTAAGACCCTATCCAAATAGGGCGTCACGCAGAGCAGAGCGAAGCATGACGTGCTTTTTAGTGCCTATTTTGAATAGGCTCCAAGGCTATGTTGAGTTCTTCTAGAACGTCATGCTGCGCGCAATGCAGCATGACGTTCTGTTTTTCACCCGTCCAGCATTCCCGCTACATACCGCTGCAGCTCTGGAAAAAACGCCCGGAAGTCTGCTTCGTATTCCTCGTAATTAGCAACCAGCTCCGTGGCGGCCGTTTCCATGCCCGAGCCCGCTGAGGCCCGGCGGCTCAGGCCACTCAGGGCGCGGCTGATGCCTTCGGTTTCGGCATAGGTCAGCAGCCAGTTTTGCTGGGCCATGTAGGGAAAGAAGTGCTGCACGCGGGGCGGCATTTCGGCTTCGCGAGCGGCGAGCAGGGCATAGACGCGGCGGGTGAAATCAGGCAGGCTTTCGGCGGAGAACTCCCTGAAATTGCGGGCCAGTAAATGGTCCAGAAACATATCTGAAATCACCCCGGCATACTTGCCGTAGCCGGCGGCGCGCAGGCGCTGGGTGCTGCGGCGCACCACGGGATGCTGGTCAGTGAACGTGTCGATGGCCCGGTGCAGGCGGATGCCGGTTTGCACGGCGGGCGGGTAGTTTTCGAACTGGCGGCCGGGCACCGAATCAGCGATGAAGTTGCCAAGCAGCACATCGGCATACGGGGCCGAACCGGGCGCGCCGGAGAGAAAAAGATGGGCCAGAAAGTTCATTGTGGCAGGAAGGTACGGGCGGGGCCAGAGTTTTATTCAACCCCGGCCCTCTGGCTGACGTAAACCAATATGCCGCCGGCCCAGTTTGGGCACGGCCTATTCTTTCACCTTCCCAACAACCTCCCCCATGTCCGATAAGTCGCCCGTAACCCACGACCTGACCCAGCTATTCGGTAAAATCAAAGAAGTGCGCATGGCTATGCTCACCACCACCGACGAGCACGGCAACCTCCACAGCCGCCCCATGGCCACCATCAACCCCGGCAAAGACGAGGCCCTGTATTTTCTCACCGATGTGAATTCGGCCAAAGTGTACGAGGTAAAGAAAGACAGCCAGGTAAACCTGAGCTACTCCAACCCCGAAAGCAACGTGTACGCCTCCGTTTCGGGCAAGGCCAATGCCTACCGCGACGAAGCAAAAATTGCCGAGCTCTGGAGCGAGCCGTTGCGCGCCTGGTTCCCCAAGGGCAAAGAAGACCCCAGCATCAGCATCCTGAAAGTGACCATTGACAAGGCAGAATACTGGGATTCGCCCAGCAGCATCTTGTCTCGCGCCTACGGCTACGTGCGGGCAATAGTGACCGGCGAAGGCAGCAAGGACGACGACGTGAACCAGCACGCCCAGGTGCAGGTGAAGTAAGTTTGAAGCTGTGATTCTTAAAGGCCGGAAGCAATTTCGGCCTTTTTTTGTTAACTCAATTACAAGGAAGCCCCCTCTACATGCAGAGTTTTTTTGCTATTCTGATTTCCTCAGCCCTGTTTTCTTTGGGGTTAAGTATTGCGGATAAAGCTAAAGAACAAGGCTTTTGGCTGGGTACCAGTGTTGATAATACAAGCCAATCCTTCCGAGACTTTTTCAAATAGAAGGTTGTAAGAAGGTGGTCAATCGGAGCTTTAGTTATCGGCACAACCGGTTTGATTTTATCCTTTTAAGCTTACCTCACTTTGCACACCACCCTTACCGTTTTCACGCTAAAACCCGGCCATCGGCGCTGGGGCCTGGCCCAGATGGGCACCTCGCCCCCCACCCTGAAAAAGGTACCGGGCCTGAAGTTCTTCAAGCTGCTGGGCAGCGGGGCCGCCAACGGCTTCGGCGTGTGGCCCAACTTCGACCGCTACGGCTTCATGGCTGTATGGCAAGATGTGGCTTCGGCCGCCGCATTTTTCAGTCGTCACCCACTGTGGGCGGCCTACCAGCAGCGCAGCGCCGAACAGTGGACCGTGCGCCTTGCCCCCATCAAAGCCCAGGGCCTGTGGGACGGCCAAAACCCTTTTGAATACAGCTCCAATGCCCTTTCAGCCCCGGCCGATACGCCCATAGCCGTGCTGACCCGGGCCAGCATTCGCTGGCGCAAAACCCCGCGCTTCTGGAAATTCGTAGAGCCCACCAGTGCGGCGCTGGCCCACGCGGTTGGCGTGCGCGCCGCCATCGGGCTGGGCGAATTGCCACTGGTGCGGCAGGCCACGTTCAGCGTGTGGGAATCGGCCAAAGCCATGCGGGAATATGCCTATAAAGACGCCACGCACCGCGAGGCAATCAAGCTTACGCGCCGCGAAAACTGGTACGCTGAGGAGCTATTTGCCCGCTTCCAGGTGCTGAGCAGCGAGGGCACCCTCGATGGCCGGGAGCCACTAGCAGGCCTGCTGGCGGCCCCGGGCTAGTCGCTCAAATTATAGCGGTGCAGCCAGGCGCGGCCGTTGGCCGTGAGCTCGGGGTGCGGGTCGGCTTCTATCTGCACTCCGGCCGGCCGCGAAGTAAGCCGCTCGCCGGGGCCCGTGTACCAGGTTACGTCGCCCGGCGTGGCCCCCGGGGTAGTAATGACCTGGTTGCGGCCCGCCCCATCATAGAAGTGCACGGCAATGCCCTGCGGCAAGGTGCCGCGCAGCTCAAATACGTCGTCGCCGCCCAGGCCGTACAGATCGAGCCGGGGGGTGATTTTACGGTTGTAGGTGCGCTCCACCACGAGGCTATCAGGCCGGCCGGGGCGCCGGGCCAGCAGCTGCACGCGCAGGCTGCCGCCGGCTTCGCTCAGAATAAAGCGCTCGGCCTGGTCGGTGCCAATCAGCCAGGCCTGCTTGTTCAATAGCGCGTAATACTGCTGGGCCACGGCGGGCAGCTGCTCGCGCCGGGCGCGCAGCATGGGCACAAACCGCGCCGCCAGGCGGGCCCGCGTTTCCGGCGGCCCCGCGTTGAAGGCCCGCACCAGCGCCGCATCGCTCAGGCTGGCCCGCACGGAATCGGCCACTTCCCGAAAGTCATTCGCGCTCAAGCTGGTGAGCAGGGTGCGGTCGAGGGCACGGGCAGTGGTGGTCAGGCCATCCACGTTTTCCAGGCCAATGGTGGCCCGGAAGGTCTGGTATTTGGGCGCAAACCACGACACCAGCCGCGTCACTAGCCCGTCATCAAACAGAAAAAAAGCCTGGTCGCGGTCGCGCGGCACGGGCCGATAAGCCACCCGGCCAGCCTGCGAAAACGTGGCCCAGCGCCACTGGTCTTCGCGGCGGCTCCAGTCGCCCACCAGCAAGTCGAGCAGGCGGGCGCGGAGGAAGGCGCGGGCGGGCACATGGGCACCGGGCCAGCGGCGCAGGGCAGCCAGCATATGCGCCGAATTTACCACGCGGGGCGAATGGCCGAAGCTGGCCACCAGGCGCTGGTCGCCGTCGGGCCGCTCCTCAAACAGGTAAAGCGCATTGGCATAGGCGGCTTTAAACTTGCCCAGGCCGGCATCTGGCCCCACGAATACCAGGCGCGGGTTGGCGTGCAGCACCCCGGCCGCCTCGGCCAGCTGGGCAGC
This region includes:
- a CDS encoding FKBP-type peptidyl-prolyl cis-trans isomerase codes for the protein MAAISDKKVVTITYDLSVTDENQEKVLVESAEADAPMVFLFGHSGLPEEFETQLDGKNPGDSFEFSLTPEQAYGEYDEQALVEIPKEVFLIDGKLDEEMLQPGNFLPMADNEGNHMQAKVISIGETAVQMDFNHPLAGMVMHFTGKVADVRDATADELAHGHAHGEGGHQH
- a CDS encoding acyl carrier protein phosphodiesterase; translated protein: MNFLAHLFLSGAPGSAPYADVLLGNFIADSVPGRQFENYPPAVQTGIRLHRAIDTFTDQHPVVRRSTQRLRAAGYGKYAGVISDMFLDHLLARNFREFSAESLPDFTRRVYALLAAREAEMPPRVQHFFPYMAQQNWLLTYAETEGISRALSGLSRRASAGSGMETAATELVANYEEYEADFRAFFPELQRYVAGMLDG
- a CDS encoding pyridoxamine 5'-phosphate oxidase family protein: MSDKSPVTHDLTQLFGKIKEVRMAMLTTTDEHGNLHSRPMATINPGKDEALYFLTDVNSAKVYEVKKDSQVNLSYSNPESNVYASVSGKANAYRDEAKIAELWSEPLRAWFPKGKEDPSISILKVTIDKAEYWDSPSSILSRAYGYVRAIVTGEGSKDDDVNQHAQVQVK
- a CDS encoding spheroidene monooxygenase codes for the protein MHTTLTVFTLKPGHRRWGLAQMGTSPPTLKKVPGLKFFKLLGSGAANGFGVWPNFDRYGFMAVWQDVASAAAFFSRHPLWAAYQQRSAEQWTVRLAPIKAQGLWDGQNPFEYSSNALSAPADTPIAVLTRASIRWRKTPRFWKFVEPTSAALAHAVGVRAAIGLGELPLVRQATFSVWESAKAMREYAYKDATHREAIKLTRRENWYAEELFARFQVLSSEGTLDGREPLAGLLAAPG